The window GCAGTAGAACGAATTACACAGTCAGCAATGGAAGAGCTTGTAGTTACTAACACTGTACCAAACATTAAGCTTTTTGATAAACTTAAAGTCCTTAATATTGCACCAATATTTGCCAAAGCAATCAGTAACATTATACATCATGAATCTATCAGTTCATTATTTATTGATTAAAGTGGTATGGAAGTATTAACAATTACAGGTACTCTACGGAGTACAGGAAAGAAAGAAGTAAAAGCTCTGCGCAGCCAAGGTAATGTTCCATGTGTAGTATACGGCGTACGCCCTGAACCTATCCATTTTGCTACACATTGGCTTAATTTTAGACAAATTGTTTATACCCCACAAGTTAAGTTTGTGGATATTCAGATAGGTAATCAAACTTTGCGCACTATTTTAAAAGAAGTGCAGTTTCATCCTGTAACTAATGAAATTATCCATGCAGACTTTCTGGAAATCAGTGATAATAAAAAAATTACTATGGAAATTCCTGTATCTTTTACAGGTCGTAGTGTGGGGGTAAGCAAGGGAGGGAAGCTATTACCTAAAATGCGCAAACTCAAAGTAAAAGCACTGCCTAAGTATATGCCTTCTACTATTGCTATAGACATTACTGATTTAGACGTAGGTAAGTCTATACGCGTAGGAGACATAAAAATGGAAAACATAGAAATTTTACATAACAAATCTATTCCTGTTGTGAGTGTAATTGCTACTCGTGCTATGGTAGCTGCAG of the Bacteroidia bacterium genome contains:
- a CDS encoding 50S ribosomal protein L25/general stress protein Ctc; translation: MEVLTITGTLRSTGKKEVKALRSQGNVPCVVYGVRPEPIHFATHWLNFRQIVYTPQVKFVDIQIGNQTLRTILKEVQFHPVTNEIIHADFLEISDNKKITMEIPVSFTGRSVGVSKGGKLLPKMRKLKVKALPKYMPSTIAIDITDLDVGKSIRVGDIKMENIEILHNKSIPVVSVIATRAMVAAGAAPKK